Proteins encoded in a region of the Salipiger sp. CCB-MM3 genome:
- a CDS encoding polyamine ABC transporter substrate-binding protein — MKTSLLSFTAGLALAAAAAHADEVRVYNWSDYIDESLLEKFEEETGIDLIYDVFDSNEVLETKMLAGGSGYDVVVPTGTFLQRQIAAGAFQKLDKSKLPNIENMWDVISERTAKYDPGNEYAINYMWGTTGIGVNVPKVKEILGEDAPIDSWDLVFKPENMEKLAECGVYFLDAPSEMIPAALQYIGEDPDSHDPDVIAKAEDVYMPIRPYISKFHSSEYINALANGDICVAVGWSGDVLQARDRAAEAENGVEVAYNAPKEGAQMWFDQMAIPVDAPNPDAAHVFLNFIMDPENMAAASNYVYYANGNKASQEFLAEDVIGDPAIYPSEEALENLFTTTPYEPKVQRVVTRLWTKIKSGS; from the coding sequence ATGAAGACATCTCTGCTGAGTTTCACCGCGGGTCTCGCGCTGGCTGCGGCCGCGGCCCATGCCGACGAAGTCCGCGTCTACAACTGGTCCGACTACATCGACGAATCGCTGCTCGAGAAATTCGAGGAAGAGACCGGGATCGACCTGATCTATGACGTCTTCGACAGCAACGAGGTTCTGGAGACCAAGATGCTCGCGGGGGGCTCTGGCTATGACGTCGTGGTGCCCACCGGCACTTTCCTGCAACGTCAGATCGCGGCGGGCGCGTTCCAGAAGCTCGACAAGTCGAAGCTGCCGAACATCGAAAACATGTGGGATGTGATCTCGGAGCGCACCGCGAAATACGACCCCGGCAACGAATACGCCATCAACTACATGTGGGGCACCACCGGCATTGGCGTGAACGTGCCCAAGGTGAAGGAAATCCTCGGCGAGGACGCCCCGATCGACAGCTGGGACCTCGTGTTCAAGCCCGAGAACATGGAAAAGCTGGCGGAATGCGGCGTCTACTTCCTCGACGCGCCGTCCGAGATGATCCCGGCCGCGCTGCAGTACATCGGCGAGGATCCGGACAGCCACGACCCCGACGTGATCGCCAAGGCCGAAGACGTCTACATGCCGATCCGTCCCTACATCAGCAAGTTCCACTCGTCCGAGTACATCAACGCACTGGCCAATGGCGACATCTGCGTGGCCGTGGGCTGGTCGGGTGACGTGCTGCAGGCGCGTGACCGCGCCGCCGAGGCCGAAAACGGCGTCGAAGTGGCCTATAACGCGCCCAAGGAAGGCGCGCAGATGTGGTTCGACCAGATGGCCATTCCGGTCGATGCGCCGAACCCCGACGCGGCGCATGTCTTCCTGAACTTCATCATGGACCCCGAGAACATGGCGGCGGCGTCGAACTACGTCTACTACGCCAACGGCAACAAGGCCTCGCAGGAGTTCCTGGCCGAGGATGTGATCGGCGATCCGGCGATCTACCCCTCGGAAGAGGCGCTTGAGAACCTGTTCACCACCACGCCCTACGAGCCCAAGGTGCAGCGCGTCGTGACGCGCCTCTGGACCAAGATCAAGTCGGGCTCCTGA
- a CDS encoding GntR family transcriptional regulator, protein MNVRAEGAGPPAHELVYRQLREMILFGELAPGQAVTIQGLVDRLGAGMTPVREALRRMTAAGALAFQGNRRIVVPVLDEAAVEQLLIARVALEPQLARRAAARCTPEAIEGLRETDARLDLAIARGDVRGYLEENHRFHAEMNALAEAPILTEMVEGLWLRFGPSLRVVCGMFGTRNLPDLHKDLLDALENRDAEAAAAAMEGDVVQGMTQIREGLS, encoded by the coding sequence ATGAATGTGAGGGCAGAGGGCGCCGGACCGCCGGCGCATGAACTGGTCTACCGGCAACTGCGCGAGATGATTCTCTTTGGCGAACTGGCGCCCGGTCAGGCGGTGACGATCCAAGGGCTGGTGGACCGGCTGGGCGCCGGGATGACGCCGGTGCGCGAGGCCCTGCGCCGCATGACCGCCGCTGGCGCGCTGGCCTTTCAGGGCAATCGCCGCATCGTTGTGCCGGTGCTCGACGAGGCCGCCGTGGAACAGCTGCTGATCGCCCGCGTCGCGCTGGAGCCCCAACTTGCAAGGCGCGCCGCCGCGCGCTGCACACCAGAGGCGATCGAGGGCCTGCGCGAGACCGACGCGCGGCTCGATCTGGCCATCGCCCGCGGCGACGTGCGCGGCTACCTCGAAGAGAATCACCGCTTCCATGCCGAGATGAATGCGCTGGCCGAGGCACCGATCCTTACCGAGATGGTCGAGGGGCTGTGGCTGCGCTTTGGCCCGTCGCTGCGTGTGGTCTGCGGCATGTTCGGCACGCGCAATCTTCCAGACCTTCACAAAGACCTGCTGGACGCGCTGGAAAACCGCGATGCCGAGGCCGCAGCTGCCGCAATGGAAGGCGACGTGGTGCAGGGCATGACACAGATCCGCGAAGGACTGTCCTGA
- a CDS encoding aspartate aminotransferase family protein yields the protein MALINVNTPTEELQALDAAHHMHPFTTGSDLARRGARVITRAEGCWLTDSEGERILDGMAGLWCVNAGYGRKELAAVAARQMEELPYYNTFFMTTHVPVIQLSAKIAELAPGDLNTVFYASSGSEANDTNLRLVRTYWAEKGQPERDVIISRWNAYHGSSVGSGSLGGMKGMHMQGGLPIPGIEHIDQPNWWAEGGNMTPEEFGLERARQLEAKIEEIGPHRVAAFIAEPIQGAGGVIIPPETYWPEITRIVKKYGILLIADEVICGFGRTGNWFGSQTMGIEPDIMTIAKGLSSGYQPIGGSILSDEVASVIAKTEFNHGYTYSGHPVASAVALENLRILEEEKIVEQVRDVTGPYLKAKFESLTEHPLVGEAKIAGMMGSIALTPDKAARAPFAAEAGTAGYITRERCFANNLVMRHVGDRMIISPPLVISKEEIDVLISRAWKALDEAHAELKAQGLMQAGAR from the coding sequence ATGGCCCTGATCAACGTCAACACGCCCACCGAAGAGCTGCAGGCTCTGGACGCGGCGCACCATATGCACCCGTTCACCACCGGCTCTGACCTCGCCCGCAGGGGCGCGCGGGTGATCACCCGCGCCGAGGGCTGCTGGCTGACCGACAGCGAAGGCGAGCGCATCCTCGACGGCATGGCCGGTCTTTGGTGCGTCAACGCCGGGTATGGCCGCAAGGAACTGGCCGCCGTCGCCGCGCGCCAGATGGAAGAACTGCCGTATTACAACACCTTCTTCATGACGACCCACGTACCGGTCATCCAGCTTTCGGCAAAGATCGCCGAGCTGGCACCGGGCGATCTGAACACCGTGTTCTATGCCTCCTCGGGTTCGGAGGCCAATGACACCAACCTGCGCCTCGTGCGCACTTACTGGGCCGAAAAGGGCCAGCCCGAGCGCGACGTGATCATCTCGCGCTGGAACGCCTATCACGGCTCGTCGGTGGGCTCGGGCTCGCTCGGCGGCATGAAGGGCATGCACATGCAGGGCGGCCTGCCGATCCCCGGCATCGAGCATATCGACCAGCCCAACTGGTGGGCCGAGGGCGGCAACATGACCCCCGAGGAGTTCGGCCTTGAACGCGCGCGTCAGCTGGAAGCGAAGATCGAAGAGATCGGCCCGCACCGCGTCGCCGCCTTCATCGCCGAGCCAATTCAGGGCGCTGGCGGCGTGATCATCCCGCCCGAGACCTACTGGCCGGAAATCACCCGCATCGTGAAGAAATACGGCATCCTGCTGATCGCCGACGAGGTGATCTGCGGCTTTGGGCGCACCGGCAACTGGTTTGGCTCGCAGACCATGGGCATCGAGCCTGACATCATGACCATCGCCAAGGGCCTGTCGTCGGGCTACCAGCCGATCGGCGGCTCGATCCTGTCGGACGAAGTGGCCAGCGTCATCGCCAAGACCGAGTTCAACCACGGCTACACCTACTCCGGCCACCCGGTGGCCAGCGCCGTGGCGCTGGAGAACCTGCGCATTCTCGAGGAGGAAAAGATCGTCGAGCAGGTGCGCGACGTCACCGGCCCCTATCTCAAGGCGAAGTTCGAGAGCCTGACCGAGCACCCGCTGGTCGGCGAGGCGAAGATCGCCGGCATGATGGGCTCGATCGCGCTGACCCCGGACAAGGCCGCTCGCGCGCCCTTCGCCGCCGAGGCTGGCACCGCCGGTTACATCACCCGCGAGCGTTGCTTCGCCAACAATCTGGTGATGCGCCATGTGGGCGACCGGATGATCATCTCGCCGCCGCTGGTGATCTCGAAAGAGGAAATCGATGTGCTGATCTCGCGCGCATGGAAGGCGCTGGACGAGGCGCATGCCGAGCTGAAGGCGCAGGGGCTGATGCAGGCTGGCGCGCGCTGA
- a CDS encoding ABC transporter ATP-binding protein: MAQTAFAPWTDPEQKPIIEFRNVTKSFGDFTAIHDLSLNIYEREFFALLGPSGCGKTTMMRMLAGFETATSGHIFLSGRDIGHVPPNQRPVNMMFQSYALFPHLSIWDNIAFGLKRESKDKAFIGDRVEEMLRLTRLTKFARRKPHQISGGQRQRVALARSLAKAPKLLLLDEPLGALDRKLREQTQFELMDIQEKTGTTFVIVTHDQEEAMTVASRIAVMDEGNLVQVATPAQIYEAPNSVYVADFIGDVNIIEGRATQPGAKTGIAWAEGQPPILATPTKSLQAGQSVHFAIRPEKVTIDVEKPDRPNTFRGKVIDIAYLGNISTYHVELAGGQMIKAQMVNARRLANRPITWEDEVWIGFTDTAGVVLEE, from the coding sequence ATGGCGCAGACCGCATTCGCTCCCTGGACCGACCCGGAGCAGAAGCCGATCATCGAGTTTCGCAATGTCACCAAAAGCTTCGGCGACTTCACCGCGATCCATGATCTGTCTCTGAACATCTACGAGCGCGAGTTCTTCGCGCTGCTGGGGCCCTCGGGCTGCGGCAAGACCACCATGATGCGGATGCTGGCGGGCTTCGAGACCGCAACCTCGGGGCATATCTTCCTGTCGGGCAGGGACATCGGTCATGTGCCGCCCAACCAGCGCCCGGTGAACATGATGTTCCAGAGCTACGCGCTGTTCCCGCATCTGTCGATCTGGGACAACATCGCCTTTGGCCTCAAACGCGAGAGCAAGGACAAGGCGTTCATCGGCGATCGCGTCGAAGAAATGCTGCGGCTGACCCGGCTGACCAAATTCGCCCGCCGCAAACCCCACCAGATTTCCGGCGGCCAGCGCCAGCGCGTGGCCCTCGCCCGTTCGCTCGCCAAGGCCCCGAAGCTGCTGCTGCTCGACGAGCCGCTCGGCGCACTCGACCGGAAGCTGCGCGAGCAGACCCAGTTCGAGCTTATGGACATCCAGGAAAAGACCGGCACCACCTTCGTCATCGTCACCCACGATCAGGAAGAGGCGATGACCGTCGCCTCGCGCATCGCGGTGATGGATGAGGGCAATCTGGTGCAGGTCGCCACCCCCGCGCAGATCTACGAGGCGCCGAACTCGGTCTATGTGGCAGACTTCATCGGCGACGTGAACATCATCGAGGGCCGCGCCACCCAGCCCGGCGCCAAGACCGGCATCGCCTGGGCCGAGGGCCAGCCGCCGATCCTCGCCACACCCACCAAGAGCCTGCAGGCCGGGCAAAGCGTGCATTTCGCCATCCGTCCTGAGAAGGTCACCATCGACGTCGAAAAGCCCGACCGTCCGAACACCTTCCGCGGCAAGGTGATCGACATCGCCTATCTCGGCAATATCTCGACCTACCACGTCGAGCTTGCCGGCGGCCAGATGATCAAGGCGCAGATGGTCAACGCGCGCCGCCTCGCCAACCGCCCGATCACTTGGGAAGACGAGGTCTGGATCGGCTTCACCGACACCGCCGGTGTCGTGCTCGAGGAGTAA